One Pangasianodon hypophthalmus isolate fPanHyp1 chromosome 7, fPanHyp1.pri, whole genome shotgun sequence genomic window, GTGTGAGGTGGAGGAATCCCTCACCATGTTTATGGATTTACACGAGACGCATTTGGAGCTGCTGATATTGTACAGACAGTAACTGTCCTCCTCACAGTCTTCATCAATCAGACActcctgcagacacacacacacagtaaatatgttACATCATATAATGTTACCTCTTCATGCAGGGGTAGACACAAGCTGCCTGAGGGGCAGGggacaaaaaaaagtcacctaGAgggcattaactttttttttttttttctactatcGAGTTACCTGTTTTCTTGCATGAAGAAACACTTACAGGGCACTTGATTTAATTTTCTCACATGTAAGGAACCCTGTAGGGCACCATGTACATAGTCTCCATGGGAAGGGCACCCTATAGGGCACTTCCTCATGTCTCTTTACATGTAGGGGAAATGTAGAGGGCACAGATGTCACATTTCCTTGCACAAAAGGgaaccctagagggcacttcattgTGTGTCTTCGCATGTAGGGGAACCGTAGAGGGCACACGTCATATTTCCTTGCACATAGGGgaaccctagagggcacttcattgTGTGTCTTCGTATGTAGGGGAACCGTAGAGGGCACTTCGTCATGTTTCCTCACATATAGGGGAACCAAAGAGGGCACTATATCACGTTTCATCTCACATAGGGgaaccctagagggcacttcattgTGTTTCTTCGCATGAAGGGtaaccctagagggcacttcatcatgtttcctCACATATAGGGGAACCAAAGAGGACACTATATCATGTTTCATCACACATAGGAGAACCCAAAGGGCATTTCATTGTGTTTCCTCGCATGTAGGGGAACCATAGAGGGCATATCACTGTGTTTCTTCACGTGTAGAGgaaccctagagggcactttatcatgtttcCTCGCATGCAGGGGAACAAACGCGGGCACTATATCACGTTTCATTGCACTTATGAGAACCATAGAGGGCACTTCATTGTGTTTCTTCATGTGTACCCTAATCTGGTTCCTcaaccctagagggcacttcatcatatTTCCTCATAAAGCGGGCACTATATCATGTTTCACTGCACATATGGGAACAATAGAGGGCACTTCATTGTGTTTTCTCACATGTAAGGGAACTCTTGAGGGCACTATATCACATTTCCCCACACACAGGGGAACCCTAAAATGCACTTCATTGTGTTTCCTCACATGTAGGGGAACCCTTGTGGGCACTTCATTGTGTTTTCTCGCATGTAGGGTAACCCATGAGGGCACTATATCACATTTCCCCGCACACAGGGGAACCCTAATGGGCACATCATTGTGTTTCTTCACATGTAGAGGACCCATAGAggattctatatatatatatatatatatatatatatatatcatatttcCTTGCATTTAGGGgaaccctagagggcacttcattgTGTTTCCGTGCCCCTGGGGAACCCTGTGTAGGAAGGAAAGTTCATAAGACCACACGGACAAAATTTTTGGCACCTAAAGGGAAATGCATTATGGTGGAGACTGTAAATAATAGGCTTATTCTCATTTTGGTTTATTCCATGAGGagttatttggtgtgtgtgtgtgtgtgtgtgtgtgtgtgagagagagagagagaaacaaaaatgcACTATATTACTAGATATTCTCCTGGATACAGTAAAATGTaatgatattttcatattacaGTGCTTATGAGAACATTTAGTCTTaaaagtatgtatgtgtgtgtgtgtgtgtgtgtgtgtgtgtgtgtgtgtgtgtgtgtacactccCAGACCAGGAAATTCCAAAAGATTAATTCTTcacccgaaaaaaaaaaacattcaagaaGGACTGACAGTGCTACAACTGCCTACTTCTGTTAACTGAAAGATCCCTTTTTATcggtaacactttacttaaaCCTTGTGTCATAAAGCTGACATAGCCATGTCATAAAGGTGTCACTGAAGATGTCATATGCTGTCCGTTTATGTCCAGTGATATGAGTGTCATAATGTTCGATGCCATGACAGCTTGTCActcatgctcttttttttctaaatccactctatttagcatattttataatcaatgttgTAACATGTACATTACTTTTTTACGAGACATAAAAGTGACACAAACATGAAAAGCATTTAATTCAAAGCTCTGGCTCCAGTTTAGATAGTTTACAAGGACATCTAATCCTGCTTATCTGACAGAAACGAAAGTTTACAGCTGACCCTACATCGCAAACATGAGTAGCTAAGAGAAGCGATTGCCAGAATTTGTGCTGTTGTAGCTATAAGCTAGCTAAATGGAGTTTATTGGGGTTACTCATAATAAACGTAAATCAACACACTCAGGTAAAGCTTGGCGAAGTCACTGAGACACTAAACTGATTTAACTTCTAGCTACAGTATGTGTTAGCAGACGTGGAAAAAACTTGAGTAATTATACTTCATTATGATACTTCAGTGTTatttttggcatatttatacTTAACTTAAGTATTATCGAAATTGACTACTGGTACACTTACTGAACGTTTCTGAGAAAAAACGACAATTATAAggaaaaaaccttttttttatcagataATTAGTGATATAGCTATCCATGTTGTCAATATAGATATTCCACCAGACTGTTGTGTTGAACTTGCGTATGCGCGCctctggccctacctcagtaaattGTTTCAGTATGCTGGAGTGAACAAAGACTCGTATAAAACATGGCATCTCATTTTGCCTCCTTAGGAGGCATGAACTCtgtctaatttgaaaaagcatgctAATTTGCTAGTAAGTTAGCccgttttctttgctaatgccaggttgatttcagtagctaacataactgGCTTGGCAGCAGCTGTATTTTTAGCTAATgataaatattgcaaacttaTAAAGATTGAAAGATGTTTTCAGTCAAAAAATGGCATAgtttcattaaaacaaaaatccgACAGTTTTAGCTcaataataaaagttacttttaatATGTGAACgtgaaatgaatttaatttaaccagttttaatttaatcaatttaattgaacatttaccttttactttttaatacttgagtacatttaaaggTAGCGGCTTTTTTTTGGCTGCATACGTTGATTTTTatttgagtaagattttgagaCATTATCTATACTTTTACTTAATTATGATTTCTTAGTAGTGAAACTGATGTGCTtgcaatgcattatgggaaaacATGACATCAGTTATAAACACCAAGAATTTACGAATGAATTCTTTGTGTTCTAGCATTGGAACTATTTCTTTCAATGGCTGAGGTTCTAGCAGGAACGTTACCTAAATAATCGTATCTTTGACGACTTATCTAATGAAAACGCCTCCACATTACCATGTCTTTCTTCCCTTTACAGCTGTGTGGAGCACTTAACAGATCGAGTTAAACGACTCCAGCAGTGCATTAGCTGGAAGTTTAAGTAGAAAGCAGTTAAAGGGAGGATACGCTCTGCGCTCGCCACATCACCACACTCGAGATCAAAGCTCTGCTGCAGAGCCCAGACTGGCGTGGGAGACTTTTCCAAACTCAAGAACAGCTCCAATCTGGAAAGCATTTCCTGCACGTCACCAAACTACACATTCAGCTATTGTCCTTCAACTACACACACGTGTAGTTTTAAaggtatttaaaaaacatctttgCTGAAGTGTAATCTGTGGTAATACAGAACAGTCCTCAAAAATCATGTTTCAGTCAAATTGACCTTACTtactgtgttgtgtttaatgtaTTGTTGATTACATCTGTTACCAAAGCATTGTGTTgaataacagaaacaaaaaagttaTACTTTTGATTATAGTCATTATAGAAAAAAGggataattaaacaaaaaaaaaaaaaatcaaatgccTGTGTATACATATAAACACTGCAAGTAAAAAAATCTTCAGTACAGACAATTTCAACTAATGTTtctctataataaataattgtttttttaacaaatataagTTTAAAACACATCTTGAAAGTTTATTACAAGATTgtcataaaccaaatataagattatcaTGCCTATTTCTaagcattattaattattaattatataatttaagcCTATTTCTATATGTTATATTTCGATATGTTAacttatttcaagcttgacattgtcttattctattggtagataattaagcatttatttctagaaagaagtaaaatgTTCTGCCAATAAGacagaataagacaattttaaaatgcttaGAAATAGGCATGAtaatcttatttttgttttatggcaatcttataataggaaatgctaGATACATTTCTACATTCAAGATGTTTTCACTGCTGAGATATCATTCGTGTATTGCGCCAATGATTGgactgttttctagaagaaggaatttCTTCTTGCCGAAGGTTTGGcatacaaaaagaaaatacaacgtgaacattatttttataaaatctcAGTCAAGATCAAGACCTTACTTACAAAGCAATACCCAAGAACTgagtccaagtcaatacagaaaaagtCTCGAGAACAGAGTAGTATTCAAGTCATACAGCTTTAGTTTCAGGAAATTTTCATTTGACTTTCTCAGTAGTTTAATCATAAGCAACATCATCACCAACCAATCAGATGAGTACTCGGGGGCAGAGGCGTCTTCACCCCTTGATTCTGACTGCGATAAAATCCTCCAGCAATGTGTAAAAGTGTATGCGTACTCTACATGCACAGAAAGCATACAGTAGCATGACTATTATCCTGAATGGCGTCATTACTGTCATCTACTTGAAACCACTTAATGACGGGTTGCTACGCAGCGCTATGCTAACTGATCCACTGGCATCATGGCAGGATTATTGGTGCCACGCGTCATTCCCCCACCACACTCCTCAAGCTCTGCTTTCCATGCATTCCTTCCAGACTGCTTAATCACAGTAAACTCAGTGCAACCGGCAGGGATACACCACAACACCACCGCTAACGGCAAGCTAGCAGCCGTGGCGTGGAATTAAACCCTGCTCGTGTGCTCCTTGGCAGCGTAAAGCATAACCATTACTGCCTAACTCCAGACATTGTATCATAACAACACACAAagaaatttagatttttataatTTCTAGTAATTTCTGTTATAAGGTTGactttgtatgtgtgtacatacagGCAGTGGctattaaactattaaagtGTCTGGTGTCTATAGTCACGGCAGTAAAAGAACATTTTCCAGTCTAAAAAACGTGTTCTGGGGTCAATAATCTTGAGAGTTTACAAGCAGGATTTgcgaaaagaagaaaaaaaaaacgaagggGAAATGTTGAATCTGGAGCTGTGTGACTCATGTAGCACTGGAAACTTGTTGTGCAAGTTGTGACAGAAAAGTGGATCAAGCCCAAACATGTGCCATCTGCTTTGCAGCAAATTACTTCATAACATCATGCATTCCCTctggaaatgtaaataattctgTCTCCAATGAGCACTCTCGGTGACGGGGTTTGAGACAGTACACACCTAATAAAAAGCGATGAGTGTTTTATAGACTGCTGCATGATGTTATTAACCTCAAAGCATCCATTAAATATGACTGGAATCGTTTCATGGGTGCCATCAATAATGACTTGTTTGCAAGAATAAACTTGCTTCATGGGCAAAAAGgcacagaaacaaacaacagTAAAGATTTTGCTTATAGTTAATGTTATGCAtggaccatgtgtgtgtgtgtgtgtgtgtgtgtgtgtgtgtgcgcgctcacATGGTCCACCTCGTTCCAGCGGCTCTCCTGAGTGAGGGGTGTGGAGGAAACTGTATCTCCTGACTCACTCTCTGAGTCCTGAAGAAGGAAAAGGAGGCGttatcagggggaaaaaaaacaataagttAGAGATCAACAATAGATTTCTGTTCATTAGTGCTACCGTATAAGGcaatttgaaacattttaatcactCCTACCAAATTATaattaaggaattaaacacgtgtgtgtgtgtggttatacgAAAATGATCAACATTGGGTGATGTGATGCGGCCTGGTGCAACTGTTACCacccaaaagttgattattttcctataacagcatgtcccgaagtgcgTTAATTCTCTCATGTCACAACGATTTGCCagtgtctgtgatttttttttaatttaataataaatgacacatcatgctttttctGGAAGGTCCACTacacaaattagttcctgttattacttacgttatagcagcaataaacagtcataCTGTGAGACCGTAACAAATGTAACAACTCTGTCCTTAAACGATACGGAAAATTACTGATCgtcacaaagcactgacactggagactccttccgtaaatgttaactaaacgtcttcttacagaaagcttcaccatatcaacaattggtttgttaaataacaacatttattgttagtcttagattatatggagtgtCCATTATACACTtcctgtgtatgttgttactatacaaacgataacatattaaagtgagtatattaatataagcctgtgattcGCCTTaaagccggaactactgtcataTTCGAGAGTTCAACAAAGCTGTGATATGATGTGAAGAAGAatctataaaataaagtaagGTTTAGTGATCAGTTTTTTACTGTCCTGTGGGTGAGAGGGTGAAGGCCCACCTTGGCTCCGGTCACAGTGGGATTGGGGTGGCCAAAAGGCAGACGGTATCCATACAGAGATCTGGAGGTCTCATTCGCCatctaaatataataaattgatatactaaagcaaatatttcttaattaaaagtgctgcatttatttataaaagggAAAATGGAAATTGAGATATGATTAGAACAGTGTAACTtggcagtttgtcatttttaagtcaattcaatttaatgaaatcttttaaagctttaacaatagagactgtcacaaagcagctttacagaaataatggaCTCTATTTGTATCCCTAATAAACAAGCCATTGGTTCCcggtattcctgggataggatcCAGATCCACCACGACTTGGACGAGGAtgaagcgcttactgaagatgaatgaatgtgtcatacagtgaaaaagaaaaccagTTTATTGCCCTCTGCTCCCTGTGAGGTGATTGAAACTTTGATAAGCCTTGCGCTTCCCTCAGAGTCACTTCACACCCTCTGCCGCATTTAATTAAAACTCATAACTCGGAATTatgactaggaaaaaaaaaacaaagaaaacactccCTCAACTCAAAATCCCTGCTCGGACTGTTCCagctgtgggcggagctaattcaCAGCCTGGAAATttgtaaacagaagcctgaaataaagaaactaatGAGATCCATTGCATGGTAATATTACAAAGCACAGTTTTTCTAAGGTGTCCTTGGaaggctattattattataggtcTAGGAAgactttaaaatattacacacagtgcctttaaaatgtaacaaatagAAATTTTAAAAGACAGATGATTATTAATAAGGCCAGAAAATCATCCACAAAATATACTGTGCATCATCTGTTAAGGGGAATTTTACTTTTGTCTGGTAAATCTTTCAAGCCAGGTATTTATGACTCTCATCCAGCTTCAGACTCACCTGAACCAGTGGATCAGAACCTCTATAGCCTTATTTATAAACCTCAGGAGttggaaatgaacaaaaaacacTTGTTTGGCCTGACTGGGGTGAGAATGAGAAGCTCTGTGTCCTACCTGATGCACGGCCTCTTCTAGTTTCTGCTGCGTGTCCTCCATCAGCTTCTCCACCTCCttgaacatttcatttaaagttaATTGGCCCAGAGCCACATGTTTCCCCAGGGTCTCGCCGAGGTCCGAGGGTCTCTTCTGATCTGCCTTTACAAGGCTaatagagagagacatgagagtAAAGAGCAGCATCGCTGTGGTGGAGTGGAGAGACTCCTCCAGTCTGACCTCAGAGCGGATTGAAGGGAAACTGGTGaaggggaggaaaaaagagctgggacaaaaaaaaaaaatctcttggcTTTCAAAATGCCTGTGTTATTAAAGGGACAGTGCAACACTCCTGCTTTCCTTTAAAGTATTCCCTTACTGTTTGAGCTATAGCACTAAAGCTACAATACATCATAAATTATTACAATATAGAACATTATAATAGACCTCTATATAattgcctttttaaaaaatataatttagcAGTTAAAACATACATTGCCTTCCAACACTATTTGGGAAAATATGGCATATTCATATTGATAAGGTGGTCTTTGATAAATCTTCATAATTTTCAAAACTCCTAGTAACCTGTGAGtggagtggaggttattataacagcaaatattttattctaaataaatctgcagtgggatgttcaaaaagcacatatgggtgtgatggtcaggtgtccacatacttttgactatACAGtgtattaataatgaatttggAGAAGATTTTTTTCAAGTACTGATTTGATTTAGTGCTGCCGTGTATAAGTATGCtactaataaataatgatttaagCGTATCATTGAGGATGAAAGTAAAATCCTAAGACAATGAAAGTGTTTGTCCCAAGTTTCCAAATATAGAAATGATCATATGTTCaataaaatatcagtaaaatGGGTCTCATTGGAATATGATATAAACACTTTTTCTCCACATGTAAATAGTCAACCCCGTAAGGATTTCAGAATGTATCACATGCTGGgggattttgttttaataatggaaagaaatattagaaaatatgaaaattcaaAAACTCAGTATGTCTGAATTCACCGCTTGTTGTAAGTGTACATCTTCTGTATATATcattcacctggaaatgtggatatagtgtatctttaaaaatttaaaaatgttttaaggttttatatatatatatatatatatatatatatatatatatatatatatatatatatatatatatatatatatatataaaaagtagtGTGCCaaaatcttaggcacatgcaaagaaatgctgtagagcaaagatgccttcaaaaataatgaaattaaatgtttctacattttaaaaaaacactataaagagataaagagcagtaataaatgaaacaaagtcaatattttgttGGACGaccctttgcctttaaaaaaaacaaaacaaaacagtagtctgaggtgcagtgtgtgcagttttataaggaaatgcgctgtaagtgttactgagcatcttgcagaagcagccacagttcttctggagactttgactgtcaacTCACTTCtaatttctgcagcgaaacccagcagccttcattatatttttgtctgaaaaatgtcTCTTAAGTAATCTGCTGCTctctttactgatatacaagcatttttctgtaacatttaattttgggCTGGAAAATTAATGCTTGGtatctaaaatgttttgtactgaatcaataatgtagaatcataaaataaaaatatagcaaaaagataacaaagtttgtactaacgAAAattagggtgtctaagacttttgcacagtactgtatatggaGTAACGCTTTAAAGGAACACTACATGCACCTGCCTAATGGAACCACTCCAGGGACAAGGAAAGGTGCAGTTTAGTAACCTTTTTTTCTGCCAGTGTGATTTAGGGCCCTCTTTGGGAGAGCCAATGAATCTATACATGAAATAATAACTCAACAAACTCCTTGTCCTGTAGATGGCAACATACTACAAGTTCTCTTACTATAATCTCATACTACATAGAGACATTCTTTATCTCTATAAGTCTACTATGTGCacctgtaacatttttttttttaatgatttaagatATGTTTTGATGAATGAAAATTCATTTGTGCTACAAGTGCACAGTCCTGTGAGGCTCATTAGGTGTACTGGTGTTAATTGCTAAGGGCCATGTATATGTTTAGCCTTATCCAGGGTGACATGGTGACATGCCTCTGAAAACTGATGCCCCTCTGTGACAGCTGGTATGTGGCAAATGCACTAAAATATGAGCTGCTtgcttgtgtgtgcttgttttgtGCAATGTTGGTTATAGGTTTGCCATTTTtcagtattgttattatttatataataacaattattaattatttttacttatttgtattagtttttaatttcttccattagctttattttctttaaaaaaaaatactatatattttttaaaagcagcagcctttaaaattattatatatgacttttaaaatgatttatactgttgtaattttaatttaatattcacTACAGATGGAGCTTAGCAAAATGGTTTCGGAAGTCAATCCTCGATTTGGATTGGACGCACCAAGTTTATCCTCGCTCCTGATTGGACGGTGACACCCCGAAGCCCCGCCTTTTGTTATAAAATGCAGAGAGGCTTACACGCTGTGCCTGAGAAATGCTACGAACAGCTGAAGGGGAAGAGGGAGCACGTCAATAACCAGTATTTTTCTTATGTTaggtttgtttttaaagactGACACACTCCAGAaaagctgacaggaagtttaCGGATTTATACTTGAAGTTAAGAAGGTAGGCACTGGATTAGAAAGAAGCTGGACGTCAAATAAAGgcggtgagtgagagagagagagagagagagagagagagtttgacaGGAGTTTTGTCAGAGAAACTTCAAGTCAAACGCTCAAACTTGACACACTTATGAACTATTTTCAAAGCTGCTGTGACTAAAGTGTatattttcactgtttattcTCAAATGAGGTGGTTATATTTAGGAAAAATGAACCTAAAGTGGAGTTTTGGTGGGATATCAGGTGTCAGGTTGGGGTAGAGTTTAGTATCAAGTGCACTGTTAACCTAAATATTTCAGCAGCAGCTGTGCAAAATGTACCAATAAACAAGTGTTTAACTTTCTGTAAAAACTCTTCATTTTTTCTCATATGTGACTTAATATGCCATTGCATGAGGAGTTGTTGTATAATTCAGCAGGTTTATTCTTATTTCTGGCCTGATTTGACTTTATGGCATTATGGAGTTGATCATGTGTCAAAAGTATGAAACATGACaagcaatatatatatgtatatattgagagagagagcaaaatagATTATGCAAAATAGGCATGGAAATAGTAATGAATAAAtcacacatattttaaaaaaaaatcctcaggctttttttgtttgaaagttttgcaatttttcagttttttttctgtttctttgtatTGTAGCCTCTATGTGTGATGTAATTTGTTTCAATTTAAATTAACTGATTTTATGTAGAGTAGAAGTGTTTTCACACCCGAGTCCACACCCAGGACTGATTCTGGACTCGTCTGTTGGTGAGCTCGTAATcgcaggtttgctttcacatagAAGAATTTCTTCAAACTGTGGCTCGATTACACCATTCTGTACAGCACTTTTGCGAATTCAGGATTGCAGAAGTGGTGGTCGGTTcatccatttctgtttttcaattCTTTTCCAACTCTCAAGCAGCAAAGAACAGCGCTTTTTGGATGCGTGGGATGTGGTCATGCAGGAATACCTACTAACATGGAGTCAATCTGGTATAAAAGCTGGTTTTTAGCTGTGCAGGCTGATGTCGAGTGCAAGTGCTCCAGTCCTGTGAATGGCTATTGGGAATAACAATACTAAGTCTTTCCCCAGCATCACAAAAGCATTAACAATGGTTCAATTTTTCACATTAATCAATCACGTTACAAGGAATGTGGCGTCAAGCACGGATACCTTCCACACCTGATGCACCGTGCCGCGGTTGGGTTGGAGCGACCCCCGGCTCGACCCCCAGCTTGACCCCCTGGCCCTCTGCCTTGAAAATAGCATTCACGCTTCACCAATCATACTAAACTCAAGGCTTTAGAGCCCAGAAAACTATGGAAGTATTAAAGCTATTTTTATATACTATTCATGATTGACCTGTCCTGTGGACAACGGACATATTGCCTTCTTCCTTCTTCTTGTTTATATGGATATGTTCTCGAGCCATAGATATGCATCCAGTCCTTATTGTATCGTTTGGTCCAGGTGATCATCACacgtggacaaatcataaattcattagctatcTCATCAGGCAAGTACAAGCTCCAGTGTGCCGCCCAGTCACACGTTTCGGTTTACAGAAACCTAACAAATGAGACTAAATGGTGTGTGACTCCGTTTAGCCGTACCATGGTGGCCACCTGAGTGTTGAGGCCTTGATCAAGAACTTCTGACTTACATGGAACTGAATGTTCCTTCATCATTCAGCTGTTTACGAGGTGTTGGTGTAATGTACATGTTTCTGgttttctgaacattttcatGGCAATAACTTGGCATTACAGGACTAggttggaaaaagaaaaacctgcATGAAAGGTTTGGCCATAATGC contains:
- the dkk3b gene encoding dickkopf-related protein 3b; translated protein: MLLFTLMSLSISLVKADQKRPSDLGETLGKHVALGQLTLNEMFKEVEKLMEDTQQKLEEAVHQMANETSRSLYGYRLPFGHPNPTVTGAKDSESESGDTVSSTPLTQESRWNEVDHECLIDEDCEEDSYCLYNISSSKCVSCKSINMECVKDEECCGEQLCVWGVCTQNKTRGGSGTICQYQSDCSPLHCCAVHKALLYPVCRPRPLEGQSCYEQPNELLELLMWDDEAPHEHCPCAAGLQCQPLGQESLCLLEKSSARDTSLRDLH